Part of the Tidjanibacter massiliensis genome is shown below.
GGGCCAGACGATACTCCTCTTCCGAATAGTCGCGCTGCCCTACCTGCACGATTTTCGCCACTCCGGGCGCCTCTTGCAGGACATTATACATGATGGAAGCATGCGAATAATCGAACCCCTCGTATGCCCTGCGCAGGTCGCAGTGCGCATCCAGATGGAGCACACCCATGCCCGGTTCCCGTTCGGCAAGCGCCCTGATGAGCCCCAGCGACGTACTGTGGTCTCCTCCCACGAGCCCCACCACATGTCCGGCGTCGAGCCGTTCCGCAGCAGCCTCGTAAACTGTCCGGTTCAGCTCCGCCGAAGCAGTGTTGATACGCTCCAGCCTGCGCGGCATCAGGTAATCCTCGAACGCAATGCCGCCCTCCTGCAGACTCTCCATGATTTTCTTCGCATCGGGCCGCAGGCGGGCGCTGCGGTCCTGCACGGAGTAGTCGATAGGCACCGTAGCAACCCCCTTCTTCCAGGCTCCGGGCGACATAGGGTCGTAAAAATCGAGCTGCGTGGAGGCCTCGATGATGGCATCGGGCCCGAAAGCGGCCCCTCCGCCATAGGAGGCCGTCACATCCCACGGTACGGAGAGCAGCACAAGACGCGCATCCTCCTCGGTGAACGGAAATCCGAAATAATTACCGTTATCTACACCCACTCCGTCCGGGTCGAAATCCTTCCTGTCCATGACTTACCTTGTTTTATATTATATAACCGACCCTTTCTGTCATTACAAACTGTGAGTTCGACAAATATTTTGCAGTCTTATAGGTTGCGGTTAATATTTTTTTTCTATTTTTGCAGTGCACACAATAACTGAAGCTGCCGGGCGTTATCTTAATGAACCGCAATCATTATTGACGCTGATGGTTGTTTTAGTGATTCTTTCATAATCAGTATTTTAAGTTGGGGGGTCCTGCAGTCGTGAGATTGTGGGACCTATTTCTTCCTCCCCTGTACCGTCAATACCATTGCAAGAACCTTTCCCCGTGCACGGACAAAATTAACCAAAAAGGAGGATATTGCAATCCGTAACCCCACAGACGGCATCCCCGCTGCATAGGCTTCCGGAAGAACGGCTCCGGTACCGGCCCGTTTCGACCGAGGGGGCCGGAAACGTTCCGCATACGACATTCAGGGATGCCGGAATCTCGGCGTTATCTCCAGAGAGAATCCGTAGTTGCGTCCCGGCATAGGACGCGAAAGCTCCGTTTCATACTCCTCGTCGAACAGGTTGTTCACCTTGAAGCCGACCGAAAGGTCGGCCCATCGGAACCGGAACGCTTTCCCGAACGACAGGTCGTTCATGAAATAGGGGACGATACGGCCCGTTATCATGGCGGAATTATCGGTCGTGGTGAAGCGTTCGCTGTAATAGTTCCACTTGTAATCCACCGTCCACGACCGCCACTGCAGCCGCACCGTCACGGCGCCCGACCACACGGGCACATAAGGCAGCTGTTTTCCGACGGCATTGTCGGCTTCGTTCAGAGGTTCGCGCATGTTGAGCGAACGCGTCCACGCCAGCAGCGCATCGACCCGGGCCGACCAGCCCCGCCCCCACTCCACGGCTGCACGGGCCGATGCCTCCGCACCGAAAGCATGCACGAGCCGGATATTCGTCGGCAACCACTGCGTCGCCCCCTTGTCCGGGTACCAGAATATCCAGTTACGGATATAACTGTCGTAAAACGTCAGCGATACCCCGTAGGAAGCGCCTTCTGCGGAACCCTCGGCCTCGACACCTCCATCGTAGGTGAAACCCTCCTCCGGCAACAGCGTATTCTTGGCGAAATGGCGGTCGTTCAACGTAGGAAACCGGTAATTGCGGGCCACCGACGCCTTGAAGACCACCCGTCCGAAGGGGTTCCAGTCGAGCAGAAGCGCCGGAATGAAAGGAGCGCCCTCGTTGCCGATGACCTCCTGCCTCAGATTCAGAGCGATGCCGAAACGCTCTGCGGGACGGTACCGGGCCGACACGAGCGCCGAAAGCTCCGTACGGGCATCGTCGTATGCGCTCGGCTCGGAGGTGTTCCGCACCGGCTTGTCATTCACAGTATAGACGAAGTGCTGGAGCAGCGAGAGGTCGGCTACCAGATAGAACCGTTCTCCGAGCCCCATCTCCCACCCCGCATCGCCGAACAGGGTATGAATGTAACTCCTCCAGTCCGACCGCGTCTGCACCTCCGGCGCAGCCGCGCCGCCGTAACTGCGCCGCGACTGCTCCAGATAGCGCATGTCGCTGTAATGGTAACCCGCCTTGGCCGATACTCTCCCCCGACCGGCGTATTTGTCCCACCGCAGGACGCCCCGGAAGGTCTTCTCCGTCTGCCGAGAAAAGGAGGTATTGCTCTCCGTATAGTCTGTATTGAGCAGCGGCAGTCCGCGGGAGGAGTCCATATACCAGGCCGACAATCCGAAATCGCCGCCTCGGCCGGCATCGTAATAGAGCTCCTGCAGAATGTGGAAATCCCGGTAACTGCAGTTGCGGTTACGCTCCAGCGGATAGCTCCAGCCCGTCACATTCCCGTTGCCATCCAGCACGAAATCCTTCTTGGCGTAGTTGCGGTAGGTGAAATCGTTCTCGGAGGTGGTCAGCAGCACGCTCGTCTCGCTGCGCATGCGCCCTCCGCCGTAGGAGAGACGAAGATACTCGTCGAAGGTGGAGTACGACGCGACACCCTGGATGTATTTCATTCCGAAGCCGTCGGAATCGGAGGGTCTCGTATCGAGCGCTATCGCGCCGCCGAGTCCGCCGCCCGCCACCCCCACCGAACTGGCCCCGTTATAGAGCGCCGCACCGTCTATGAAGTAGGAGGGGATGTAGGAAAGGTCCATCATGCCGAACAGGGGAGAGTTCATCCGCATGCCGTTCCATGTCACGCGCGTATGCGAAGCACCCGTGCCGCGAAGCGACACGGTAGCCATCGTTCCCCGGCCGTACGACTTGATGAATACCGGCGTGCTGTGGGCCAGCATATCGGCGAGGGAGAAGGTAACGTCTTCATGCAGGAGCGTCTCATCGAACACCGTCTTCTGAATACCGATGTCGGAGAGCGGCCGACGGGCCGTCACCGTCACCGAATCGATGGCTCCGCTGCGCTCCTCCGTCTCGCCTGTCGTTCCGCCGGGGGGGACGGCAACTCCGCAGACGACGGCTGCGGCGAAGGCGGCATATTCCGCACCGGCCGCTTCCGGCCGACAAACCGCCAGCAACGGCAGCAGGCATGCAATCCATCTTCCCCTTTTCATTCTCCCTCAAGCCCATATTACCGGCAGGCCGCCGGCCCGGCGAATCTCCGTTTCAAAGGTTTTCGTCCCGGAACCTCGACACTTCCGTGGAGAGCTCTCCGATACCCGCACCGCCCTGTATGTTCACGCCGGTCTGTACCTTGACGAAATCGATATAATCCAATCCGGCCGCTTCGCCCGCAGCATCCACGGCATCGGAGATACGGAAAAAATTCTTCTGTTTCGGGGCCTCC
Proteins encoded:
- a CDS encoding agmatinase family protein, with the translated sequence MDRKDFDPDGVGVDNGNYFGFPFTEEDARLVLLSVPWDVTASYGGGAAFGPDAIIEASTQLDFYDPMSPGAWKKGVATVPIDYSVQDRSARLRPDAKKIMESLQEGGIAFEDYLMPRRLERINTASAELNRTVYEAAAERLDAGHVVGLVGGDHSTSLGLIRALAEREPGMGVLHLDAHCDLRRAYEGFDYSHASIMYNVLQEAPGVAKIVQVGQRDYSEEEYRLALSSPRIELFDDFSLCGRRFAGETWNAICDSIVVRLPEKVYVSFDIDVLSVEYCPSTGTPVAGGLTFNEALWLVDRIAAAGRRIVGFDLCEVAPAREGTTDANVGARVLFRLCGMALKTN
- a CDS encoding TonB-dependent receptor, translated to MKRGRWIACLLPLLAVCRPEAAGAEYAAFAAAVVCGVAVPPGGTTGETEERSGAIDSVTVTARRPLSDIGIQKTVFDETLLHEDVTFSLADMLAHSTPVFIKSYGRGTMATVSLRGTGASHTRVTWNGMRMNSPLFGMMDLSYIPSYFIDGAALYNGASSVGVAGGGLGGAIALDTRPSDSDGFGMKYIQGVASYSTFDEYLRLSYGGGRMRSETSVLLTTSENDFTYRNYAKKDFVLDGNGNVTGWSYPLERNRNCSYRDFHILQELYYDAGRGGDFGLSAWYMDSSRGLPLLNTDYTESNTSFSRQTEKTFRGVLRWDKYAGRGRVSAKAGYHYSDMRYLEQSRRSYGGAAAPEVQTRSDWRSYIHTLFGDAGWEMGLGERFYLVADLSLLQHFVYTVNDKPVRNTSEPSAYDDARTELSALVSARYRPAERFGIALNLRQEVIGNEGAPFIPALLLDWNPFGRVVFKASVARNYRFPTLNDRHFAKNTLLPEEGFTYDGGVEAEGSAEGASYGVSLTFYDSYIRNWIFWYPDKGATQWLPTNIRLVHAFGAEASARAAVEWGRGWSARVDALLAWTRSLNMREPLNEADNAVGKQLPYVPVWSGAVTVRLQWRSWTVDYKWNYYSERFTTTDNSAMITGRIVPYFMNDLSFGKAFRFRWADLSVGFKVNNLFDEEYETELSRPMPGRNYGFSLEITPRFRHP